The following are from one region of the Streptomyces decoyicus genome:
- a CDS encoding helix-turn-helix domain-containing protein has translation MSIGNSPEADRPSVGAALQKARIGAGLTVEEVSTTTRVRIPIVHAIEQDDFSRCGGDVYARGHIRALARAVSLDPRPLIDQFDAEHGGRPAPTPAAPLFEAERIRSEPRRPNWTAAMVAAIVAVVGFVGFTLFTGGGKSGGGPVAAGDANAKPAPAPTRHPSTIKPPLKPEPSDSAVAGLPKDKVTIKVTARDGQSWISAKDANGKLLEDGLLKKGESKTITDKERIDLVLGNAGAVQLYVNGKEVKRVGNKGTVERLSYTRGDPQAG, from the coding sequence GTGTCCATCGGCAACTCCCCCGAAGCAGACCGGCCTTCCGTCGGTGCTGCCCTCCAGAAGGCCCGTATCGGAGCGGGACTGACCGTCGAAGAGGTCAGTACGACGACACGGGTGCGCATCCCCATCGTGCACGCGATCGAGCAGGACGACTTCTCCCGCTGTGGCGGCGACGTCTACGCCCGGGGGCACATCCGGGCGCTCGCCCGCGCCGTGTCCCTCGATCCCCGACCGCTGATCGACCAGTTCGACGCCGAACACGGCGGACGGCCCGCGCCGACCCCCGCCGCCCCGCTCTTCGAAGCCGAGCGGATCCGCTCCGAGCCGCGCCGCCCCAATTGGACCGCGGCCATGGTCGCGGCGATCGTCGCGGTGGTCGGTTTCGTGGGCTTCACGCTTTTCACGGGCGGCGGCAAGAGCGGCGGCGGCCCGGTCGCGGCCGGTGACGCCAATGCGAAGCCGGCGCCGGCGCCCACCCGCCACCCCTCGACCATCAAGCCGCCCCTCAAGCCGGAGCCCTCCGACAGTGCCGTTGCCGGGCTGCCGAAGGACAAGGTCACGATCAAGGTGACCGCCCGCGACGGCCAGAGCTGGATCTCCGCCAAGGACGCCAACGGCAAGCTCCTGGAGGACGGCCTGCTCAAGAAGGGCGAGTCCAAGACCATCACCGACAAGGAACGGATCGACCTGGTCCTCGGTAACGCCGGAGCCGTACAGCTGTACGTCAACGGCAAGGAGGTCAAGCGGGTCGGTAACAAGGGCACCGTGGAGCGTCTCAGCTACACGCGAGGGGACCCGCAGGCGGGCTGA
- the rimO gene encoding 30S ribosomal protein S12 methylthiotransferase RimO: MPERRTVALVTLGCARNEVDSEELAGRLAADGWDLVEEAADADVAVVNTCGFVEAAKKDSVDALLEANDLKDHGRTQAVVAVGCMAERYGKELAEALPEADGVLGFDDYSSISDRLQTILNGGIHAAHTPRDRRKLLPISPAERQGSAEVALPGHAQDTPPEDLPEGIAPASGPRAPLRRRLGSNPVASVKLASGCDRRCSFCAIPSFRGSFISRRPSDVLGETRWLAGEGVKEIMLVSENNTSYGKDLGDIRLLETLLPELAAVDGIERIRVSYLQPAEMRPGLIDVLTGTDKVAPYFDLSFQHSAPGVLRAMRRFGGTDSFLELLETIRTKAPQAGARSNFIVGFPGESESDLAELERFITEARLDAIGVFGYSDEDGTEAASYGDKVDPDVVAERLARVSRLAEELTAQRAEERVGETVRVLVDRTDDEDGIVGRAAHQAPETDGVTLLSTDQELEPGRMVEAKVVASEGVDLVAEVLSVEGTGCTEEAAR; this comes from the coding sequence ATGCCCGAACGCCGTACCGTCGCCCTTGTCACTCTTGGCTGCGCCCGTAACGAGGTGGACTCGGAGGAGCTCGCAGGCCGCCTGGCAGCGGACGGCTGGGACCTCGTCGAGGAAGCCGCCGATGCCGATGTCGCCGTCGTCAACACCTGTGGCTTCGTCGAGGCCGCAAAGAAGGACTCCGTCGACGCCCTGCTGGAAGCCAACGATCTGAAGGATCATGGCAGAACCCAGGCCGTGGTGGCCGTCGGCTGCATGGCCGAGCGCTACGGCAAGGAGCTCGCCGAGGCGCTGCCCGAGGCCGACGGTGTGCTCGGCTTCGACGACTACAGCAGCATCTCCGATCGCCTGCAGACCATCCTGAACGGCGGCATCCACGCCGCGCACACCCCGCGCGACCGCCGCAAGCTGCTGCCGATCAGCCCGGCCGAGCGCCAGGGCAGTGCCGAGGTCGCGCTGCCCGGCCACGCCCAGGACACTCCGCCCGAGGATCTTCCGGAGGGCATCGCGCCCGCCTCCGGGCCGCGTGCGCCGCTGCGCCGCCGGCTGGGCAGCAATCCCGTTGCCTCGGTGAAGCTGGCCTCCGGCTGCGACCGGCGCTGCTCGTTCTGCGCCATCCCTTCCTTCCGCGGCTCCTTCATCTCGCGCCGGCCCTCCGATGTGCTCGGGGAGACGCGCTGGCTGGCCGGGGAGGGCGTCAAGGAGATCATGCTGGTCTCCGAGAACAACACCTCCTACGGGAAGGACCTCGGTGACATCCGGCTGCTGGAGACGCTGCTGCCGGAGCTGGCGGCCGTCGACGGCATCGAGCGGATCCGGGTCAGCTACCTCCAGCCGGCCGAGATGCGCCCCGGCCTGATCGATGTGCTGACCGGCACCGACAAGGTCGCGCCCTACTTCGACCTGTCCTTCCAGCACTCCGCGCCCGGTGTGCTGCGGGCGATGCGGCGCTTCGGCGGCACGGACAGCTTCCTGGAGCTGCTGGAGACGATCCGTACGAAGGCGCCGCAGGCCGGTGCCCGCTCCAACTTCATCGTCGGCTTCCCCGGGGAGAGCGAGAGCGACCTCGCGGAGCTGGAGCGCTTCATCACCGAGGCCCGGCTCGATGCCATCGGCGTCTTCGGCTACTCCGACGAGGACGGCACCGAGGCCGCCTCCTACGGGGACAAGGTCGATCCGGACGTGGTCGCCGAGCGGCTGGCGCGGGTCTCGCGGCTGGCCGAGGAGCTGACCGCGCAGCGCGCCGAGGAGCGGGTCGGCGAGACGGTGCGGGTGCTGGTCGACCGGACCGACGACGAGGACGGCATCGTCGGGCGGGCCGCGCACCAGGCACCGGAGACCGACGGCGTCACGCTGCTGTCGACCGACCAGGAGCTGGAGCCCGGTCGTATGGTCGAAGCAAAGGTAGTGGCGAGCGAGGGTGTGGACCTCGTGGCGGAGGTGCTGTCGGTGGAGGGCACAGGGTGTACCGAGGAGGCGGCCAGATGA